AATGTTTTATCTACAGTAGAACGGAAAATTTTCCGCAATGTGTTTGCAGGGATAGCTGCATCGGTAAAGAAGAAGGCTAACATGGTCGCCATGTTCGGCTCAATCATGCCGACACCTTTAGCAATACCTACTACTTTGGCGTTACCAACTTGCCGGGCAGCGATTTTGGGTACGGTATCGGTAGTCATGATACCGCGTGCAGCTAAATCGAAATCAGCAGGTGTCAGTTTTTTTCCCATACCTACCAAGCCAGCGCGGATTTTTTCTATTGGGTAACGTCTGCCGATGACTCCAGTGGATGCGATCGCTAAATTCTCAGGAGCAATCCCAGTTTCCTGGGCCACAAGTTGTATAATTTCCTGGGCATCAGCAAGACCAACAGCACCATTGGCAACGTTGGCATTTTTGGAAATCACAATCACACCTTGCGCTTGACCATCTTGTAAATTTTGGCGACTGATAGTTACACTAGGCCCAGCGAATAGGCTTTGGGTAAATACCCCATCAGCAACACAAGGTACTGCCGATTGTAAAAAGACAAAATCCTCAGTAGTATCGCGGATACCTAAATTGGTAATAAATGTATTGAAACCTTGGGGTGTGGAAGATGCAGTTAGTGACATTTTTATCTAGGAAATGTAGGGACTAGTGAGTAGTAACAGCTGAGTAAATAATACCAGTCCCATTTCCTCTGCCTAAATTTTTTAGCAAAATAAAATTTGCTAGAGAGCCTCAAGCCCTTGTGTGAGATAATTTGCCGCACTTTTATGGACTAAACAGACTGATGAGGCGTGTTTAGAATGAATGAAATAACAAGCAGCTGATTCTACACACAGAGCTACAGAGGAACGCAATGCTGATTTTTGAGGAGCATTTTCAAGATAATCGCTGTAGCTGGGTAACACGGGATAGTGCCGAGTGTAGCCTTTGCATGGATGTGAGTCATTATATATTTGACCATAAACGTGCAGGCGAGACATATTGGCTTTCGTGGAACTCAGCCGAGTTCTTTTACGAAAGAACTAACTTTCATATTCATATAGTGCTGGAAAAAGCTGCTGGCGTGGAAGATCACGGTTTTGGTTTTGTGTGGGGGCTGTCAGACGTTAGCAATTTCTTTGAGTTTGTGATTTCTGGAAATGGTCACTATCGCATCGCCGAGGTTAAAGAAGGTAGCTTTATTAATTACACCGATTGGAAACGGTGCGATCGCATTCATCGCACTGACGCAGTTAATTTATTAGAAATTGCCCGTGTCGGTGATATGGTTGAGTTCTATATTAATAGTACTTTGATAGATAAGT
Above is a genomic segment from Nostoc sp. MS1 containing:
- the argJ gene encoding bifunctional glutamate N-acetyltransferase/amino-acid acetyltransferase ArgJ, coding for MSLTASSTPQGFNTFITNLGIRDTTEDFVFLQSAVPCVADGVFTQSLFAGPSVTISRQNLQDGQAQGVIVISKNANVANGAVGLADAQEIIQLVAQETGIAPENLAIASTGVIGRRYPIEKIRAGLVGMGKKLTPADFDLAARGIMTTDTVPKIAARQVGNAKVVGIAKGVGMIEPNMATMLAFFFTDAAIPANTLRKIFRSTVDKTFNCLSIDSDTSTSDSAVILANGLAGEVPEEEFATALQEIAQDLVLKIARDGEGATKVIEVTVDSAANYTQAKRVAKAIVNSPLVKTAVYGADPNWGRVAMAIGKCEDERDINQDQVVIRFDDVQVYPNTFQADDLEKLKQIMSQEKVDINVSLNIGEAVATVWGCDLTEGYVEINGKYST